The following is a genomic window from Arvicanthis niloticus isolate mArvNil1 chromosome 10, mArvNil1.pat.X, whole genome shotgun sequence.
GTTTCCCCAGAATGGAGAAACAAAATAGTATATTGGTAGCTCCTGAGTCAGGATCTCCAAGTCTGAGAGAATCACTCTTGAAACCTTCACACTGAACAGAGGGTCTCTAGCACAACAAGAAACCATTTAAGGGTGTGCAACCCTGAAGCCACATTCTAGATCGGGTGGGATAAGGACAGGCCTGCACTCCTACTAAGCCCTTCCAGCCACTGTACCTCTGAGGGGAAGCCACTGTGGCTGGGCATGGAGCCCCATGGAAAGCTGAGCCTTGAAGAAGAAGGTAGTCCCCTTCTGCCAAAGTGCCTAGTCTGAAGGAGGGATGAAATGGACAGAGGCTTAGTGTGCCAGCCCTCTCTAAACAGTCACCTTGGTCGTCCTGCAGCAGCCCAGGGCTGTGCATGGAAAAATGCTCTCTTGGCAATGGGCCGCTCCATCCGTCTTCTCTCCTGGCCCAAGTCAGGGACCAGCCAGCATCCTAGGCAGTGGGCAGTTGAGTCTGCTCCTCAGAAACACTGTGGCCCTTTGTTCATGGACTGTGGCTGCCCAGGGATGAGCCAGGGAGCCCGTCCTGATCCATCCAGGGAACGGTGGGATGAAGAGTCATAAGGGAACTGTtttgagggaacagaagggcccAACAGGGATGCTGCCCAGAAATGGAGTAGTTTGACTGTTATAGTTGGGTCTCCTCTCTTCGGTTCATAGGACTGTCCTGTCCACAGCTGCCAACCCCAGCACAGCCCAATGGCGAGAGCACCAGGAGAGATTCTAAGCATTTTGTCTTAATAGTTGTGTCCCGGGAGATCCCCCTTCTCTTAGGAATGATGCAGTGCACTGGCTATAGGAGCCCAGGGTAGAGTACCCAGGTCAAATATGACACCCCTGGCCCCCCACCATCAATTTACAACTGCAGATTCCCTTCCGGAGGCCCCAGCATGTCTTGTCTATCTTGCTAGCAAGCTCTAATGCAGCAGGCTTTTTAGCAGTGTGGATGATAACTGAGCCTGGAAAGCCAGGTGACATCACTTGAAGGAGGGAGCTTAGAAGAGGAGAAGGTATGCCTCAtatgtggtacatgcctttaactctagcactcaagaggcagagacaggtggatctctgggagttcggggccagcctggtccatatagtgagttccaggacagccaaagcagtgtagggagaccctgtctgaaaaaggGGTACTAAACCCCTTCCTggctcccctccttcccttccatttCTATTCCAGTTCTCAGTGTTCCTAATTTATTTCCGTTGCCTCTCACATGGCTCTTGAAAGCCCCATGGTGGGTGAGAGGAGTCCTCCAGTCTTCAGGACcacagaagagagaagcagaCCAGACTAGACACATTACAGTCATCCCAGAAGACAATCATTAGAGCCATACTGGGTCCCCAGTCTGGAAAGACTGAAGTCTGGCTACACACTCAGCCACAAGCTGCTAACCATTGCGTTTTTTCTCACCCAGACGACTCACAGGCGATGGCACTTTGGAGAGTAGCCCAGACCTTGTGGTGGCCACAGGGGAGCCACACCCTCCCACACACTCAGGACCACAAACCCCCAGGCTGCCCACGAGACCCAAAGGATCTTCAGGAAGTAACTCAACTATTCCCCTTTGGAGTCTCAGTCCTTTCTAGAGGCTTCCTGGACACGGGTAGAACTAGGAGTCTCATGTCCTTGgactcacagaaaaaaatttccctGCAAGTCCAAACTAGATGGGAGTTCAGGCCTCAGGGTATCCCGCCATATACAGAAAGGTATataagtgggggagggggggaacagGCAGAGAGACTGCAAGGTTCTCAGCTTCAGCAGCAGACCCTCGGGTGCTGGAGGATGAGAAGGACCTGTCCTTCCCAAAACTGCAGCCCACGCCTCTCAGGCTCTTCTCTAATCTCAGGCCCTTTTCATTGCTGCAAGACCAGAAGCTAAAACACTGACCTCCGGATACCCAGGCCGAGCTCCACAGGTGTGCAGAGCCAGTAGGAGGAGgcgcctgggggtggggaggaagctcAGCTCCTGCTCTCTGGTGCTTGACTGTAGTTACAGCATCATCTGCATGGTTCAGAGCCTatggccagcctgagccaccCAACTGCCCCCCTTGCACCTTCACTCATGCCCcctcttgctctgtcctctcccttTCTGCAGAGACGAAATGCAGTGGGCCTCGATCCTGCTGTTGGCCGGGCTCTGCTCTCTTTCCCAGGGCCAGTATGATGAAGACTCTCACTGGTGGATCCAATACCTCCGAAACCAGCAGTCCACCTACTATGACCCCTACGACCCTTACCCCTACGAGCCCTCCGAGCCTTACCCCTACGGAGTGGAGGAAGGCCCAGCCTATGCCTACGGTGCACCACCTCCGCCAGAGCCCCGTGATTGTCCCCAAGAATGCGACTGTCCCCCCAACTTCCCCACAGCCATGTACTGTGACAACCGGAACCTCAAGTACCTGCCCTTTGTGCCCTCCCGCATGAAGTACGTCTACTTCCAGAACAACCAGATCTCTGCCATCCAGGAAGGTGTCTTTGACAATGCCACCGGGCTCCTCTGGATCGCTCTACACGGTAACCAGATTACCAGTGACAAGGTAGGCAGGAAGGTGTTCTCCAAGCTGAGGCACTTGGAGAGACTCTACCTGGACCACAACAACCTGACCCGGATGCCCGGCCCGCTGCCTCGATCCCTGAGAGAGCTCCATCTGGATCACAACCAGATCTCACGGGTCCCCAACAATGCTCTGGAGGGCCTGGAGAACCTCACGGCCTTATATCTCCATCACAATGAGATCCAGGAAGTGGGGAGTTCCATGAGAGGCCTCCGGTCCCTGATCCTATTAGACCTGAGTTATAACCACCTTCGGAGGGTACCCGACGGTCTCCCTTCAGCCCTGGAGCAGCTGTACCTAGAGCACAACAATGTCTACACCGTCCCTGACAGCTACTTCCGGGGGTCA
Proteins encoded in this region:
- the Fmod gene encoding fibromodulin, coding for MQWASILLLAGLCSLSQGQYDEDSHWWIQYLRNQQSTYYDPYDPYPYEPSEPYPYGVEEGPAYAYGAPPPPEPRDCPQECDCPPNFPTAMYCDNRNLKYLPFVPSRMKYVYFQNNQISAIQEGVFDNATGLLWIALHGNQITSDKVGRKVFSKLRHLERLYLDHNNLTRMPGPLPRSLRELHLDHNQISRVPNNALEGLENLTALYLHHNEIQEVGSSMRGLRSLILLDLSYNHLRRVPDGLPSALEQLYLEHNNVYTVPDSYFRGSPKLLYVRLSHNSLTNNGLATNTFNSSSLLELDLSYNQLQKIPPVNTNLENLYLQGNRINEFSISSFCTVVDVMNFSKLQVLRLDGNEIKRSAMPVDAPLCLRLASLIEI